TTAGCCGACGAAGAAATTTTTGGAAACATTGAATTTCATTACGAGGTTTTAGTAAAGCGTATCCGTGAACTGTCATTCCTAAATAATGGCGTGCACATTAAGTTGATTGATCAGCGTACTGGTCAAGAGGAGGACTTTGCGTTTTCAGGTGGTGTTCGCGGGTTTGTTGAATATATCAATCAAACCAAAAACGTGTTGCATCCAAATATTTTCTATGCTGAAGGTGTTCGTCCTTCTGACTTGGGTGGTCAAATTACTGCTGAAGTATCGATGCAGTGGAACGATAGTTTTAGTGAACAAGTTTTGTGTTTTACCAATAACATTCCTCAGCGTGATGGCGGTACCCACTTAACTGGTTTGCGCGCCGCTATGACGCGCGTCATCAATAAGTACATTGATGAAAACGAGATCGCGAAAAAAGCAAAAGTAGAAATTTCTGGTGATGATATGCGTGAAGGTTTGGCTTGCGTATTATCGGTAAAGGTACCAGAACCAAAATTCTCAAGCCAAACAAAAGATAAATTAGTATCAAGCGAAGTTCGTGGCCCAGTTGAAGAAATTGTTGCGGAAGCGTTAAGCGCTTATTTGCAAGAACGTCCCGCAGACGCAAAAATTCTTTGCGGAAAAATTGTAGATGCCGCTCGCGCTCGCGAGGCTGCGCGTAAAGCTCGAGACATGACGCGACGCAAGGGTGCTTTAGATGGCTTAGGTTTGCCAGGCAAGCTTGCCGATTGCCAAGAAAAAGATCCTGCGAAATCAGAATTATTTATTGTCGAGGGCGACTCCGCGGGGGGCTCTGCCAAGCAGGGTCGCGATCGTCGCTTTCAGGCAATTCTTCCTTTAAAAGGAAAGATTCTGAACGTAGAGAAGGCGCGCTTTGACAAGATGCTCACCAGCCAAGAGGTGGTGACATTGATTACAGTTTTAGGTACTGGTATTGGTGTTGAAGAATATAAAGCCGATAAATTGCGTTATCACCGCATCATCATCATGACCGACGCGGACGTTGATGGCAGCCACATCCGCACATTGCTTTTAACTTTCTTCTATAGACAGATGCCAGAGTTAATTGAGCGTGGTCACATTTACATTGCTCAACCACCGCTTTATAAGGTGAAGTTTGGTAAGAGCGAGCAGTACATCAAAGACGATACCGAGCTGAATCAGCTTTTATTAAAAATCGCCATGGAATCCGCATCTCTGCAAACTCCAAGTGGCGAGGTGATTGAAGGTGAGGCGCTAAACGAGTTAGCTAAACACTATCAAGTTATCCAGTCTATAGTTGATCGTCTATCTCGCACGATTGATGAAGATGCTTTGCGTGCAATTGCCTCTGGAACCCAGTTAAATCTAGATACCGAAAAAGCTGCAAATGAATCTGCTGATCGGCTAAGGCTTGCGCTTGCGGACCCTTTAAATCCATTGGCGCTGCCACCGGAAATTATTGTGCAAAAAGAAGATCGCACAGAGCGGTTCCGCTTGTTGTTGTCGCGCCGCATTCATGGCAACCTAAAGCTTTCAACCATCAACTCTGATTTTGTTCATGGCGATGACTATCAAGCACTATCCAATGCGGCTGCAGTATTGTCTGGAAAGGTGTTGGCCGGCACCAAAGTGCGACGCGGGGACCCCGACAAGAATCTTAAAGAGCAAACCATCCATGATTTCAGGGGAGCGTTTTCTTGGTTATTGTCTGAGGCTGAGCGGGTGCTAAGTCGTCAACGCTACAAGGGTCTTGGTGAGATGAACCCATCGCAACTATGGGAGACAACCATGGATGCGGATTCACGAACCTTGCTCCAAGTAAAAATCGAAGATGCAATTGCGGCCGACCAAGTGTTTACAACCCTTATGGGTGATGAGGTTGAGCCACGTCGTGCATTCATTGAAAAAAATGCGCTAATCGCACGCAACCTAGACGTATAAACATGGCATCTAAGAAATTAAAACCACCAAAGGTGGATCGGTCTTCTATCGTTGTTAAATCTTCACCAATACATGGCAAGGGCGTCTTTGTGGCTAAGCCTATCAAAAAAGGCCAAGCGATTATTGAATACAAAGGTGAGCGTATTAGTTGGAAGCTTGCAGAAAAGCGGCATCCCCACGACCCAAAAGACCCGAACCACACCTTTTATTTCTCTCTAGAAGATGGTCGCGTTATCGATGCAAAGTACGGCGGTAATGCTGCGCGATGGATAAATCACTCTTGTAAGCCTAGTTGCGAAACTCGTGAGAATGAATTCAATGGTAAAGCTCGAGTGTTTGTTTATGCCAAACGAGCGCT
This DNA window, taken from Polynucleobacter sp. MWH-UH25E, encodes the following:
- the gyrB gene encoding DNA topoisomerase (ATP-hydrolyzing) subunit B; this translates as MTEEKKVVEQYGAASIQILEGLEAVRKRPGMYIGDTSDGTGLHHLVFEVLDNSIDEALAGYCSEITVVIQTDNSISIVDNGRGVPTGIKYDDKHEPKRSAAEIVMTELHAGGKFDQNSYKVSGGLHGVGVSCVNALSKWLKLTIRRDGKTHYMEFARGVIQNRNIQEENGVAISPITVTGDTELSGTEVHFLADEEIFGNIEFHYEVLVKRIRELSFLNNGVHIKLIDQRTGQEEDFAFSGGVRGFVEYINQTKNVLHPNIFYAEGVRPSDLGGQITAEVSMQWNDSFSEQVLCFTNNIPQRDGGTHLTGLRAAMTRVINKYIDENEIAKKAKVEISGDDMREGLACVLSVKVPEPKFSSQTKDKLVSSEVRGPVEEIVAEALSAYLQERPADAKILCGKIVDAARAREAARKARDMTRRKGALDGLGLPGKLADCQEKDPAKSELFIVEGDSAGGSAKQGRDRRFQAILPLKGKILNVEKARFDKMLTSQEVVTLITVLGTGIGVEEYKADKLRYHRIIIMTDADVDGSHIRTLLLTFFYRQMPELIERGHIYIAQPPLYKVKFGKSEQYIKDDTELNQLLLKIAMESASLQTPSGEVIEGEALNELAKHYQVIQSIVDRLSRTIDEDALRAIASGTQLNLDTEKAANESADRLRLALADPLNPLALPPEIIVQKEDRTERFRLLLSRRIHGNLKLSTINSDFVHGDDYQALSNAAAVLSGKVLAGTKVRRGDPDKNLKEQTIHDFRGAFSWLLSEAERVLSRQRYKGLGEMNPSQLWETTMDADSRTLLQVKIEDAIAADQVFTTLMGDEVEPRRAFIEKNALIARNLDV
- a CDS encoding SET domain-containing protein, with the protein product MASKKLKPPKVDRSSIVVKSSPIHGKGVFVAKPIKKGQAIIEYKGERISWKLAEKRHPHDPKDPNHTFYFSLEDGRVIDAKYGGNAARWINHSCKPSCETRENEFNGKARVFVYAKRALKVGEELFYDYSLDIEGPITKKLKKEYECRCGAKKCRGTMLSLDGK